The Lycium barbarum isolate Lr01 chromosome 12, ASM1917538v2, whole genome shotgun sequence genome includes a region encoding these proteins:
- the LOC132623005 gene encoding fe(2+) transport protein 1-like — translation MTNYNFKHIAIFFILMSIFTPQVLSVVEDCGAEEDNSCVNKSKALPLKIIAIISILITSMIGVCLPLVTRSIPALSPERSLFVIVKAFAAGIILATGFMHVLPDSFDMLSSSCLKENPWHKFPFTGFVAMLSAIVTLAIDSIATSLYSKKHKAGVVNPENGQAEGGDHEMGVVNAGHSHVHSHHHHGSFMTKDGVDATKLLRYRVIAMVLELGIIVHSIVIGISLGASNNTCTIKGLVAALCFHQMFEGMGLGGCILQAEYKFLKKTIMAFFFAVTTPFGIALGIALSSTYEENSPRALITVGLLNASSAGLLIYMALVDLLAVDFMGDKLQGSVKLQIKSYMAVLLGAGGMSVMAKWA, via the exons atgactaattataatTTCAAGCACATAGCCATCTTCTTCATTCTCATGTCAATTTTCACACCTCAAGTTTTATCAGTAGTAGAGGATTGTGGAGCAGAAGAAGACAACTCTTGTGTCAACAAATCTAAAGCATTACCCTTAAAAATCATAGCCATAATCTCCATCTTAATCACAAGCATGATCGGAGTGTGTCTTCCATTGGTCACACGTTCTATCCCGGCCCTAAGCCCGGAAAGAAGCCTTTTCGTGATCGTCAAGGCATTTGCAGCCGGAATTATTCTAGCCACAGGTTTCATGCACGTTCTGCCGGACTCATTCGACATGTTGTCGTCCAGTTGCTTAAAAGAGAACCCGTGGCACAAGTTCCCCTTCACAGGATTTGTTGCTATGTTGTCTGCTATAGTAACGTTGGCTATTGACTCTATAGCTACTAGTTTGTATAGCAAGAAACATAAAGCTGGTGTAGTTAATCCAGAAAATGGTCAGGCTGAAGGAGGTGATCACGAAATGGGTGTGGTAAATGCTGGACATTCCCATGTTCATTCGCATCATCATCATGGGTCCTTTATGACTAAAGATGGAGTTGATGCGACAAAACTACTCCGATACAGAGTGATTGCCATG GTATTAGAGCTCGGTATCATCGTTCACTCTATTGTGATAGGAATTTCACTAGGTGCTTCAAACAATACTTGCACAATTAAAGGACTCGTTGCTGCTCTTTGCTTTCATCAGATGTTTGAAGGAATGGGCCTCGGCGGTTGCATTCTCCAG GCTGAGTACAAGTTCTTGAAGAAGACAATAATGGCATTTTTCTTCGCCGTAACAACCCCATTTGGTATAGCGCTTGGGATAGCCCTATCAAGCACTTACGAAGAAAACAGCCCACGTGCACTAATAACCGTTGGATTGCTCAATGCATCATCTGCTGGCCTTCTGATCTATATGGCTTTGGTAGATCTTCTTGCTGTTGATTTTATGGGTGACAAGTTGCAAGGCAGTGTAAAGCTACAAATCAAGTCCTATATGGCTGTTCTTCTAGGTGCTGGTGGAATGTCTGTCATGGCCAAATGGGCCTAG
- the LOC132622700 gene encoding fe(2+) transport protein 1-like → MANFHFKHVAIFFILISISVPQVLSVVEDCGAEEDNSCVNKSKALPLKIIAIVSILITSMIGVCLPLVTRSIPALSPDRSLFVIVKAFAAGIILATGFMHVLPDSFDMLSSSCLKENPWHKFPFTGFVAMLSAIITLAIDSIATSLYSKKHKAGVIPESHDQETGNHVHSHHHHGSFSTKDGVDGKKLLRYRVIAMVLELGIIVHSIVIGLSLGASSNTCTIKGLVAALCFHQMFEGMGLGGCILQAEYKFLKKAIMAFFFAVTTPFGIALGIALSSTYEENSPRALITVGLLNASSAGLLIYMALVDLLAADFMGDKLQGSVKLQIKSFMAVLLGAGGMSVMAIWA, encoded by the exons ATGGCTAATTTTCATTTCAAGCACGTAGCCATCTTCTTCATTCTCATCTCAATTTCAGTACCTCAAGTTTTATCAGTAGTAGAGGATTGTGGAGCAGAAGAAGACAACTCTTGTGTCAACAAATCCAAAGCATTACCCTTAAAAATCATAGCCATAGTCTCCATCTTAATCACTAGCATGATCGGAGTATGTCTTCCATTGGTTACACGTTCTATCCCGGCCCTAAGCCCCGATCGAAGCCTTTTCGTGATCGTCAAGGCATTTGCAGCAGGAATTATCCTAGCCACGGGCTTCATGCACGTGCTACCAGACTCATTTGACATGTTGTCGTCGAGTTGCTTGAAGGAGAACCCGTGGCATAAGTTTCCCTTCACTGGATTTGTTGCAATGTTGTCTGCTATAATAACGTTGGCTATTGACTCTATAGCGACTAGTTTGTACAGCAAGAAACACAAAGCTGGTGTAATTCCAGAAAGTCATGATCAAGAAACTGGAAATCATGTTCATTCGCATCATCACCATGGATCTTTTTCGACTAAAGATGGAGTTGATGGTAAAAAACTACTGCGATACAGAGTAATTGCCATG GTGTTAGAGCTCGGAATTATCGTTCACTCAATAGTGATAGGGTTATCTCTAGGTGCGTCAAGCAATACTTGCACAATTAAAGGACTCGTCGCTGCACTTTGCTTTCATCAAATGTTTGAAGGGATGGGTCTTGGTGGTTGCATCCTCCAG GCTGAATACAAGTTCTTAAAGAAGGCAATAATGGCATTTTTCTTCGCAGTAACAACTCCATTTGGTATAGCACTTGGGATAGCCCTGTCGAGCACTTACGAGGAAAACAGCCCACGAGCACTAATAACCGTTGGATTGCTCAATGCATCCTCTGCTGGCCTTCTGATCTATATGGCTTTAGTAGATCTTCTTGCTGCTGATTTTATGGGTGACAAGTTACAAGGCAGTGTAAAGCTACAAATCAAGTCCTTTATGGCTGTTCTTCTAGGTGCTGGTGGAATGTCTGTCATGGCCATTTGGGCCTAA